The following is a genomic window from Verrucomicrobiales bacterium.
GTGAGGGGAGCCGATGACACCTATACCTTCGCCGTGCTGCAGCCGGAATATGGTCCGGTACGCATTCGCTGGCAGGCCCAGCCCGGGATTCGCGACCTCAGCGAGCCGCCTCTGAATTTTGATCCGCTAAGCCCTGGAGCCACTTGGGATTATGTGCTGACGGATACACTGCCACCTCGGGTGGTTGACGTGTTTCCTAAGGCGGGCAGCACGATCAGCAGTCTTTCGGAATGGGTGGTTCAGTTCAGCGAACCGGTGGATGGCGTGGAGGCGGAAGATCTGCTGATCAACGGGTTGCCCGCGCTGGGGGTGGAGAGCCTGGAGAATGGTCGGTTTATCTTCCGGTTTGGTCAGCCCGAGCCCGGCCCTGTCCTTTTGTCGTGGCGAGCCAGTCACTTGATCACGGATCTGGCGGAGCCCGCTGGGCACGCCTTTGTAGCCGAGTCTTGGAACCTTAAACTGGACCCGGGGAGCGCCCGCGGAGATCTCATTATCAATGAAATCCTGGCAGCCAACGAGAGCGGACTGACGGATGAGGATTCGACCGCCACGGATCCGCAGCCTCAGGACTGGATCGAGATTTACAACCGTGGCAATCGAAGCGTGAATTTGGCCGGTTGGTCATTGACCGACGACCCGGACCAACCCGATCGCTGGGTCTTCCCCAGCCGCGTCCTCAATCCCGGTGCCTATCTGGTGGTGTTTGCGTCGGGAAAGGATCGTCGATCGCCCGTGGGAGCCAATCGTTTCCACACCAACTTTAAGCTCAGCCCTCGAGGCGAGTTCCTCGGGTTGTTTACCCCCGACTCCCCGCGGATCCTAGCAGACTCTTTTTCGCCGGGTTATCCGGTGCAGCGGAACGACATTTCGTATGGACGTGATACCAATGGGGTGGGGCACTATTACTCTCAGCCTACTCCAGGGGCCAAGAACGTCGGGCCTACTATCGCGGGCCTGTGTGAGGATGTGCAGTTTAGTGCGCCTCGAGGCCACTACAATGCCGCCTTCACCCTGCATCTCCACACGCCGACCCCGGCCGCATTCATCCGCTACACCCTGGACGGCAGCGAGCCAACTCTGCAGAACGGGCAGATCTACACGAACTCCCTCCGGATCACCAACACGGCGGTGGTACGAGCCGTGGCGTTTCGCGAGGACCGGCTGTCCTCGTCCGTGGGCACCTACACCTATCTCTTTAGACAGAGCGCCGCCAACCGCGCGCTGCCGATTCTCTCCATTGTAACGGCGAACAAGAATCTGACCGGCCCCACCGGGATCGCCGGCATTGGGGCCAACTATCAGAACCCAGACAAGCACGGGATCGCGTGGGAGCGTCCGACCTCGGTTGAATTCATACGCCCCAGCGACAACTCAGGATTTCAGCTCGATTGTGGGATTCGTATTCAGGGAAGTGACTACACGCGCCCTCGCTATACCTCGACCAGCAAGTTCTCCTATCGGCTCTACTTCCGCGGGGACTATGGCTCGGGACGACTCGAACAGCCGTTCTTTGAGGACTCTCCGCTGGCGGAGTATGATCAGATCGTTCTGCGTGCTGGTCATAACGATGAGGTGAATCCGTTTCTTCGGGACGAACTCGTGCGTCAGCTCTCCAGCGATCTGGGGCAGGTCGCCTGTCATGGCAACTTTGTGAACTTGTTCATCAACGGAGTGTACAAGGGGTACTACAACCCGACCGAACGGGTGGAGGAGCAGTTTCTGCAGGCCTATCACGGAGGGGGCGACAAATGGGATATTCTGACGGTGGGAAGTGCGGTTCAAGGCGGCGACGGGGTGGCCTGGACGGCGCTGCGGAACTTGGTGAATCGGACCAATGTCAGCCTGGCGACGGGATATCGGGAGGTGGCGCGTCGGCTGGATCTGACCAATTTCGTGGATTATATCTTCGTCAACGCCTACGCCGCCACGTGGGATTGGCCCCACAACAACTGGAGGGCGGCGCGGGAGCGTTCTACCAATGGCGTATTTCGGTTCTACGTTTGGGATGCCGAGGGAGGTTTTCTGTCGTCGCGTGGAGCCTCGTTCGATTCGTTCACAAGCAGCGATAGCGCGCTGGGCGCCTCGTCGGAGATCGCCGATCTGTTCAACCGGATGAAGACGAGTCCCGAGTTTCGCCTGCTCTTCGCCGATCGGGTTCACAAACACTTCTTTAACCATGGGGCGTTGATGGAATCGAATGTGACCTCGCGATTCGTGGAGATGCGTGCTCCTCTCCTCCCGGTGATATCGGGTTTTGACAACGGGATCATGACCGACTGGATCCCTCAGCGACGGCGGTTTCTTACGACTCAGCTTCTGAACCAAAAGCTATTCGCCTCCAGCAACGCTCCGACGTTAAACCGCTTTGGCGGGCGAGTTCCGGCCGGGTTCGAGCTTACCCTCAAGACCATCGCCACCAATGGCGTGATTTACTACACCTTGAATGGCAGCGATCCTCGGGTGATGTTCTCCAACGCGGTTGCCCCCGGAGCGACGGCTTATACCAACCCGATCACCCTGACCAAACCGGTCCTTCTGCAGGCGAGGACTTTGCAAGGAACCACCAATTGGAGCGCTTTGACCGTCACGAGTTTTTCCATCGAATCCTTGGCATCTCCTCTCCGCATCACCGAGATTCACTACAATCCGGAAGGCAGCAGCGCCCTTGAGTTTATCGAATTGCTCAACAGCGGCGATGCTCCAGTGAATGTGGGTGGATTCTCCCTGCTCGGTGTCGAGTTCATGTTTGTGGAGAACACCATCATGCCCGGCGGTGCCCGCTGGGTCCTCGCCTCCAATGCGGACACCAACGCTTTTGCGGCGCGCTATCCGGGCGTGAAGGTCGCGGGTCTGTTCGATGGCAGCCTGAACAATGGGGGGGAACGATTGTCGCTGCACAACCGCGCCGGCCACGTTTTGGTTTCCGTCGACTATCAGGATGGCCAAGGATGGCCGGTCGCGGCGGATGGCGCCGGTGCCTCGTTGGAACTCATCGACCTAAATGGTGATCCCGATTCGCCGGCCAATTGGGCCGCCAGCACCGCTCGTCATGGCACTCCCGGCCAGCCACGGACTCCCGCGCCGAGTCCGGTGATCCGCATCAACGAGATTATGGCGGAGAATGTTTCCGCGGTAGAGCACGGAGGCCTTTATCCGGATTGGGTGGAGCTGCAGAACCTCGGATCGTCGCCGGTTGCCCTCGACAACTGGAGCCTCAGCGATGACGGAGATCCGCGGAAGTTTGTCTTTCCCAGCGGGACGGTGATTCCCGGCGGGGGTTATCTGGTGGTCTGGTGTGACGATGTCAATGCCCTGGGCACCGGGCTTCACTCGGGCTTTTCTTTGGCGCGAAAAGGTGAGTCCTTGTTTTTGTATGATGCTGCCACAAATCGCATCGATGCGGTTTCCTTTGGTCTGCAGATTTCCGACCTGACCCTCGGGCTGATGGAGGGGGCCTGGGAGCTTGGGCTGCCGACGCCTGGTGCTCAGAATCGTGCGGCACCCGTCGCGGACCCCTCGCAGTTATCCATCAACGAGTGGATGATCGTTTCGCTGCCCGGCCAACCCGGATGGATTGAGCTGCGTAACCGTTCGGCTGAACCCGTTTCCTTGGAGGGCGTCTATCTCGGCAATAGTAATGTGATCAGCCGTCTGGCCGCCAAGTCGTTCCTCCCGCCCTTCGGTTACGTGCAGTTGCTGGCCAATGAGGTGGTCGGCACCGAGCACCTGGATTTTACACTGGTCCCACGAGCCGGTGTGATCTCGCTCTACGACCCCTCTGGAGCCGAACTGGAGCGAGTTCGTTACACCGGACAGACCAACCGCATCAGCCAGGGGCGATATCCCGAGGACAGCACCAACGTGGTTCAGTTTCCCAACTCCTCCAGCCCAGGCGCGGCTAACTTCCTGGCAGGCTACGTCGGTCCGATCGTGAACGAGATCCTCGCTCGGAATGCTTCGCTGACGAATCGCGCCGGTGTCGCGGTCGATTGGCTTGAGCTCGCCAACACGAACGACCTTCCGGTTGATCTGACCGGGATGAGCCTGAGTGTCGGAGAGATGGCTCCGGGCCAATGGTATTTTCCTACGGGCACGGTGATCGCCGCCCGCGGCTATTTAGTGATCGAATGCGACGAAGACCGTCCTGCATCCCTGGGATTGGACGCCATCTTGAACTGTGGTCGATCCTTGAGTGGCGAGGGAGGCGCGGTGCATCTGTTCAACTCAGCCGGCCAATCGGTTCACTCTTTCACGTATGGAGCTCAGTTAGTAGATCGTGCGGCCGGCTTGGCGGGTCTCCGTCGGTCGCTGCTCAGCTTCCCAACCCCGGGCGCTTCGAACAGTCCGGCGGCGGCACTGGGCAGTCCGCTCTCGTTGCGGCTCAACGAGTGGATGGCCCGACCCTGGGATGGCGACGACTGGTTCGAGATTTACAACCTCACCAACCTCCCCGTGGACTTGGCCGGGTTGGTCCTCACCGATGATCCGTCGGCGGCGGGCACGAATCGGTTTCGCGTCGGGCCTTTGACCTTGGTGGATGCCGCGGGGTGGATCCTCTGGATCGCAGACGGACAGAACCCCGCCTCGCCTGGTCATGTGAATTTCAGGCTCGCTGCGGACGGAGGTTCGCTCCGAATCTATGCGACGAACGGGGTTACCTTGGATGGGATCGACTTTTCCGACTCGAGCGCGGGCATCAGTTTCGGGCGGCTTCCGGACGGGACCGGGAACCCGGTCGCTTTCCCGAATTCGGAAAGTCCCGGAGAAAGAAACTTTCAGCAGCTGAACGGCGTCGTTAT
Proteins encoded in this region:
- a CDS encoding lamin tail domain-containing protein produces the protein MSAFCWVLACFQWALTAGNAAVPVLLRVEPPPGIIADRLQEITVTFSEPVSGVDIDDLLVNDLPVIGVRGADDTYTFAVLQPEYGPVRIRWQAQPGIRDLSEPPLNFDPLSPGATWDYVLTDTLPPRVVDVFPKAGSTISSLSEWVVQFSEPVDGVEAEDLLINGLPALGVESLENGRFIFRFGQPEPGPVLLSWRASHLITDLAEPAGHAFVAESWNLKLDPGSARGDLIINEILAANESGLTDEDSTATDPQPQDWIEIYNRGNRSVNLAGWSLTDDPDQPDRWVFPSRVLNPGAYLVVFASGKDRRSPVGANRFHTNFKLSPRGEFLGLFTPDSPRILADSFSPGYPVQRNDISYGRDTNGVGHYYSQPTPGAKNVGPTIAGLCEDVQFSAPRGHYNAAFTLHLHTPTPAAFIRYTLDGSEPTLQNGQIYTNSLRITNTAVVRAVAFREDRLSSSVGTYTYLFRQSAANRALPILSIVTANKNLTGPTGIAGIGANYQNPDKHGIAWERPTSVEFIRPSDNSGFQLDCGIRIQGSDYTRPRYTSTSKFSYRLYFRGDYGSGRLEQPFFEDSPLAEYDQIVLRAGHNDEVNPFLRDELVRQLSSDLGQVACHGNFVNLFINGVYKGYYNPTERVEEQFLQAYHGGGDKWDILTVGSAVQGGDGVAWTALRNLVNRTNVSLATGYREVARRLDLTNFVDYIFVNAYAATWDWPHNNWRAARERSTNGVFRFYVWDAEGGFLSSRGASFDSFTSSDSALGASSEIADLFNRMKTSPEFRLLFADRVHKHFFNHGALMESNVTSRFVEMRAPLLPVISGFDNGIMTDWIPQRRRFLTTQLLNQKLFASSNAPTLNRFGGRVPAGFELTLKTIATNGVIYYTLNGSDPRVMFSNAVAPGATAYTNPITLTKPVLLQARTLQGTTNWSALTVTSFSIESLASPLRITEIHYNPEGSSALEFIELLNSGDAPVNVGGFSLLGVEFMFVENTIMPGGARWVLASNADTNAFAARYPGVKVAGLFDGSLNNGGERLSLHNRAGHVLVSVDYQDGQGWPVAADGAGASLELIDLNGDPDSPANWAASTARHGTPGQPRTPAPSPVIRINEIMAENVSAVEHGGLYPDWVELQNLGSSPVALDNWSLSDDGDPRKFVFPSGTVIPGGGYLVVWCDDVNALGTGLHSGFSLARKGESLFLYDAATNRIDAVSFGLQISDLTLGLMEGAWELGLPTPGAQNRAAPVADPSQLSINEWMIVSLPGQPGWIELRNRSAEPVSLEGVYLGNSNVISRLAAKSFLPPFGYVQLLANEVVGTEHLDFTLVPRAGVISLYDPSGAELERVRYTGQTNRISQGRYPEDSTNVVQFPNSSSPGAANFLAGYVGPIVNEILARNASLTNRAGVAVDWLELANTNDLPVDLTGMSLSVGEMAPGQWYFPTGTVIAARGYLVIECDEDRPASLGLDAILNCGRSLSGEGGAVHLFNSAGQSVHSFTYGAQLVDRAAGLAGLRRSLLSFPTPGASNSPAAALGSPLSLRLNEWMARPWDGDDWFEIYNLTNLPVDLAGLVLTDDPSAAGTNRFRVGPLTLVDAAGWILWIADGQNPASPGHVNFRLAADGGSLRIYATNGVTLDGIDFSDSSAGISFGRLPDGTGNPVAFPNSESPGERNFQQLNGVVISEVLAEAVPPFERAIELANVSAEPVDVGGWYLSDDRHSPFKYQLPGGAMVSPGGFRVVYEQDWKSAPAPLNLTGARGGEIWLFEADTAGRLTGRAAWARFAPAPANTSFGAYKTGLELQWLPLDRPSFGVAAPSSLEQFRSGQGQSNSLFRVGPIVISELYYHPVSGAGVDAEFIELENVSAQVVDLGSGGSAEHGWRLAEAVSFDFPPGTRLLPGARLVVVDFSPSEQPNRLAAFRSAHGIPSTSTVMGPFQGRLDNAGDDVRLLAPLGAVAAFGTATHYLVDRVDFGSQRPWPEGLVDGGGASLHRRTSSAVGNSPLSWMASKPTPGFVAGAPIQALPVLTLPPTSRSSVLGQRVAFSVVASGPGPLQYQWRFNQQPLARATNALLELDPVRLDDVGRYDVWVGNSGGSILSAGAELAVTLPLSIVDPPQSQMVRGNANSNATFNVVVMGESPLSYQWQFNDHDIPEATSPRLVVPGVTQVNDGRYTVRVSNATGSRSASATLSVVFSPTITLQPQPQTLLVGDTVNLRAAASGTTPMTFRWRKSSSVVSNSVSDSGASTYRITNAKITHSGSYSVLVTNVASSLSSTSITVTVTVLVDTDKDRMPDLWESNNGFSPTMPGDAELDSDQDGMSNRSEYESGTDPRDPGSFLRLDRIAALENGVSISFNALSNRTYSVNYRDDLTSLQWTRLTNVLSRTTNRLETVVDTQATNQSRVYRLVTPGDF